One genomic region from Euzebya tangerina encodes:
- a CDS encoding histidine phosphatase family protein, whose protein sequence is MELVLIRHAQPAWRTADGTSTNDPELTSLGQVQADRVAKALAAEDRPVDGLFSSTARRAVATARPIEQALGTTATAEPWALEIGPPDAWEGQPEDDVIRVLESLKTRPLDEWWEGAPGSESFRDFHTRITSGLEDFLGRFGGRRHVDDPARLWDVPDDGPRLMLVAHAGTNSVITSHLLGLDPQPWEWERFPCNHASITVLRSRPIATADMWALEHFSDVGHLLPDLVTA, encoded by the coding sequence ATGGAACTGGTTCTGATCCGGCACGCTCAGCCCGCCTGGCGAACCGCCGACGGCACGTCGACCAACGACCCCGAGTTGACGTCCCTCGGCCAGGTGCAGGCCGACCGCGTGGCCAAGGCGCTAGCTGCGGAGGACCGGCCGGTGGACGGCCTGTTCTCTTCGACTGCCCGCCGAGCCGTCGCCACGGCACGGCCCATCGAACAGGCACTGGGCACAACCGCCACAGCCGAGCCGTGGGCCCTGGAGATCGGGCCCCCGGACGCCTGGGAGGGTCAGCCGGAGGACGACGTCATCCGGGTGCTCGAGAGCCTGAAGACCCGTCCGCTGGACGAGTGGTGGGAGGGCGCACCGGGCAGCGAGTCCTTTCGCGACTTCCACACCCGGATCACGAGTGGCCTGGAGGACTTCCTCGGTCGCTTCGGTGGCCGTCGCCACGTCGACGACCCCGCACGCCTCTGGGACGTCCCCGATGATGGCCCACGCCTGATGCTCGTGGCGCACGCCGGCACGAACTCCGTGATCACCTCACACCTGCTGGGACTCGACCCCCAGCCGTGGGAGTGGGAGCGGTTCCCCTGCAACCACGCCTCGATCACCGTGCTGCGCAGCCGTCCGATCGCCACCGCGGACATGTGGGCGCTCGAGCACTTCTCCGACGTCGGGCACCTGCTCCCCGACCTGGTGACGGCCTGA
- a CDS encoding MFS transporter has product MSASPSPPVDTEITVHAWRHPSVLAAAAFSIYAGFAQFTATAALPDIAEAFDIGVPGSDASIVEQAGLGLGTLGIALGIIRLASVAALPVARQADRLGRRRVLLVATALTLGLTAAGAISPSFWPLIIILAVARPLASAVNAVAGVIAAEEVATRDRSKALAVITAGYGIGAGAPVLLRGLTDGAIGYRAILLVAIPLLATIPLVARLVDEPARAKLVISEIDPDSPAAKRLGRVPRPLVGRLALLCGLGFVLAFLTGPVNTYLFLYGEAVVGLSPAMQTIILPIGGVLGGVGLLFGIWLADEIGRIPTAMWTKFALAGAGVLTYSAGAWGAAGGYVATLFIGSSYAPAVAATAAEIFPTSIRGTAAGWVTLTSTIGAVAGLITFGLVAEATGSFSTAAWVVSVPTAVSVIGYRYLPETMGLELEESAPEVVS; this is encoded by the coding sequence CTGTCTGCATCACCCTCTCCCCCGGTCGACACCGAGATCACCGTCCACGCGTGGCGGCACCCGTCGGTCCTGGCTGCCGCTGCCTTCAGCATCTACGCGGGGTTCGCCCAGTTCACCGCCACGGCCGCCCTGCCCGACATCGCCGAGGCGTTCGACATCGGCGTCCCCGGATCCGACGCCTCCATCGTCGAGCAGGCCGGCCTGGGCCTCGGGACGCTCGGCATCGCGCTCGGCATCATCCGGCTGGCATCCGTCGCCGCGCTGCCGGTGGCCCGACAGGCGGACCGACTGGGTCGACGGCGGGTCCTGCTCGTGGCGACGGCGCTGACCCTGGGCCTCACCGCGGCCGGCGCGATCAGCCCCTCCTTCTGGCCGCTGATCATCATCCTCGCGGTGGCACGACCGCTGGCCTCGGCGGTCAACGCCGTCGCCGGGGTGATTGCGGCGGAGGAGGTGGCGACGCGAGACCGGTCCAAGGCCCTCGCCGTGATCACCGCTGGCTACGGCATCGGCGCCGGCGCACCCGTCCTGCTGCGCGGGCTGACCGATGGCGCGATCGGGTACCGGGCCATCCTGCTGGTCGCCATCCCGCTGCTGGCGACGATCCCCTTGGTTGCTCGCCTGGTGGACGAGCCCGCGAGAGCGAAGTTGGTCATCAGTGAGATCGATCCCGACTCGCCCGCCGCCAAGCGGCTGGGGCGGGTACCCCGTCCCCTGGTCGGCCGTCTGGCCCTCCTCTGCGGCCTGGGCTTCGTCCTGGCGTTCCTGACCGGCCCGGTCAACACCTACCTGTTCCTGTACGGCGAGGCGGTCGTCGGTCTCTCCCCCGCCATGCAGACGATCATCCTGCCCATCGGCGGCGTCCTGGGCGGCGTCGGGTTGCTGTTCGGCATCTGGCTGGCCGATGAGATCGGGCGGATCCCGACGGCGATGTGGACCAAGTTCGCGTTGGCGGGGGCTGGCGTCCTCACCTACTCCGCGGGGGCGTGGGGGGCAGCCGGCGGGTATGTCGCGACCCTCTTCATCGGCTCCAGCTACGCGCCTGCGGTCGCCGCCACCGCGGCGGAGATCTTCCCCACGTCGATTCGCGGGACCGCCGCCGGCTGGGTGACGCTGACCAGCACCATCGGGGCGGTGGCCGGACTGATCACCTTCGGGCTGGTGGCTGAGGCGACCGGATCGTTCTCTACGGCGGCCTGGGTCGTCAGCGTGCCGACGGCTGTGTCGGTGATCGGGTATCGCTACCTGCCCGAGACGATGGGTCTGGAGCTGGAGGAGTCAGCACCCGAGGTGGTCTCCTGA
- the glgX gene encoding glycogen debranching protein GlgX gives MDPVSSTSGPTLPGEPYPVGVTWDGRGVNVAVFSEAADGVEFCLFGDEPQDEVRFELADSTGFVWHAYIPGVSPGQRYGFRVHGPWDPGRGLLTNPTKVLIDPYAKSIEGDIRWDPACFGHDLNDPDRPNTTDNAPFVPKSVVINPFFDWRDDAPLRRPFAETITYETHVKGATARHPDIPAGLRGTYAGFASAPFVEHLVDLGVTAVQLQPVHHFLTDHFLWQKGLSQYWGYNTIGFLAPHAGYASGGTLGQQVYEFKGMVADLHAAGLEVILDVVYNHTGEADHHGPTVSMRGLDNPSYYRLDPHNPRRYIDFTGTGNSMNVQNPHVLQLIMDSLRYWITEMHVDGFRFDLAATLARELHDVDKLSGFFDIIQQDPVISQAKLIAEPWDLGDGGYQVGNFPVKWTELNGKYRDAMRSWWLGAPGETGVGEVASRLAGSSDLYAHNGRRPYASINFVTSHDGFTMRDLVSYDRKHNQANLDGGTSGEDHNRSNNHGTEGPTTDPDVLRRRDRSVRNMLATLLLSQGVPMLLGGDEFGRTQQGNNNTYCQDNELTHYDWAWTDADRAMYTFTKRVIALRRAHPVFRRRQFFDGGEDLVWLNPDGTPMEPPDWDEHDRQTLGFFLNGQALPTRDERGEMVTDDNFLVLLNATGDEVEHVIPGVEFGERWQVVLDTDQPRIARDERSIIAAKDQVRVSDHALLVLRSCGHAESRTRRVEDRSSAAPGVGHRSSVLGPPRPAQEAS, from the coding sequence ATGGATCCTGTCAGCAGCACCAGCGGCCCCACCCTGCCGGGCGAGCCCTACCCGGTGGGGGTCACCTGGGATGGGCGAGGGGTCAACGTCGCGGTGTTCTCCGAGGCCGCCGACGGCGTCGAGTTCTGCCTCTTCGGCGACGAACCGCAGGACGAGGTGCGGTTCGAGCTCGCCGACTCGACCGGCTTTGTCTGGCACGCCTACATCCCCGGCGTCAGCCCCGGCCAACGCTACGGCTTCCGGGTCCACGGCCCGTGGGATCCCGGACGTGGGCTCCTGACCAATCCGACCAAGGTCCTGATCGACCCCTACGCCAAGTCCATCGAGGGGGACATCCGGTGGGATCCGGCCTGCTTCGGCCACGACCTGAACGACCCGGACCGACCCAATACGACGGACAACGCTCCCTTCGTCCCGAAGTCCGTGGTGATCAACCCGTTCTTCGACTGGCGGGACGACGCACCACTCCGCCGCCCCTTCGCCGAGACCATCACCTACGAGACACATGTGAAGGGCGCCACGGCCAGGCACCCCGACATCCCGGCCGGACTCCGGGGGACCTACGCCGGGTTCGCCTCCGCACCCTTCGTCGAGCACCTGGTCGACCTCGGCGTCACCGCGGTCCAACTGCAGCCGGTCCACCACTTCCTGACCGACCATTTCCTGTGGCAGAAGGGACTGTCGCAGTACTGGGGGTACAACACCATAGGCTTCCTGGCACCACACGCCGGTTACGCCTCCGGCGGGACCTTGGGCCAGCAGGTGTATGAGTTCAAGGGCATGGTCGCCGACCTCCACGCTGCCGGGCTCGAGGTCATCCTCGACGTCGTCTACAACCACACCGGCGAGGCCGACCACCACGGTCCCACCGTCTCGATGCGCGGGCTGGACAACCCCTCCTACTACCGGCTCGACCCGCACAACCCGCGGCGCTACATCGACTTCACCGGCACCGGCAACAGCATGAACGTGCAGAACCCGCACGTGCTGCAGCTGATCATGGACTCCCTGCGGTACTGGATCACCGAGATGCACGTCGACGGGTTCCGCTTCGACCTGGCCGCGACCCTGGCCCGCGAGCTGCACGACGTCGACAAGCTGAGCGGCTTCTTCGACATCATCCAGCAGGACCCGGTCATCAGTCAGGCCAAGCTGATCGCCGAGCCGTGGGACCTCGGCGACGGCGGGTATCAGGTCGGCAACTTCCCCGTGAAGTGGACCGAGCTGAACGGCAAGTACCGCGATGCGATGCGCAGTTGGTGGCTGGGCGCACCCGGTGAGACGGGGGTCGGTGAGGTGGCCAGTCGGCTGGCCGGCTCGAGCGATCTGTACGCCCACAACGGCCGTCGGCCGTACGCCTCGATCAACTTCGTTACCTCTCACGACGGGTTCACCATGCGGGACCTCGTGTCGTACGACCGCAAGCACAACCAGGCCAACCTCGATGGCGGCACCAGCGGCGAGGATCACAACCGATCCAACAACCACGGGACCGAGGGGCCGACGACGGATCCCGACGTCCTCCGCCGCCGCGACCGGTCCGTGCGCAACATGCTGGCGACGCTGCTGCTCAGCCAAGGCGTGCCCATGCTGCTGGGGGGTGATGAGTTCGGACGTACGCAGCAGGGCAACAACAACACCTACTGCCAGGACAACGAGCTCACCCACTATGACTGGGCCTGGACCGACGCTGACCGTGCCATGTACACCTTCACGAAGCGGGTCATCGCCCTGCGACGCGCCCATCCGGTCTTCCGGCGACGCCAGTTCTTCGACGGCGGGGAGGATCTGGTGTGGCTGAATCCCGATGGCACGCCGATGGAGCCACCCGACTGGGACGAACACGACCGTCAGACGCTCGGGTTCTTCCTGAACGGCCAGGCGTTGCCCACACGGGACGAGCGCGGCGAGATGGTCACCGACGACAACTTCCTGGTCCTGCTCAATGCCACAGGGGACGAGGTGGAGCACGTGATACCGGGCGTGGAGTTCGGTGAGCGCTGGCAGGTCGTGCTCGACACCGATCAACCGCGCATCGCGCGTGACGAGCGGTCGATCATCGCGGCCAAGGACCAGGTCCGAGTCAGCGACCACGCGCTGCTGGTCCTGCGCTCGTGTGGGCACGCCGAGAGCCGGACCCGGCGCGTCGAAGACCGCAGCAGCGCCGCACCCGGAGTCGGCCACCGGTCCTCGGTCCTCGGTCCGCCCCGTCCGGCCCAGGAGGCCTCGTGA